The genomic segment CATTGTGGGATGGTGCATTGAGTTGGTGAGTAGATGTTGTCACACCTTCACAAGCACCCTCACCTTTCCCAGGTATTACAATATGAACTCACTCAGGTGTATGTTCATAACACAGTGCAACACTCTATACACATTGCCCATCCAACAATGTTACATATTTGACTCACAACAAGGTTTTATTATGGTAATCATTTTATAATAGAATGCCTGAAAATATCATGTCTTTTCTTATACAGGTTCTGGCTTGTTAATAACAATGCTATTAGTTTTGTAATAAAGAGATAATATTTAAgtaataccatgttatttccaaagtaatatccaTATTATACAATGAGAATTACTACAGGCTAGCATCAGTGTCATATCTTTACATGAAAATTACTATAAATTATTATAAAGTTGCAATTGGTCCTCCCTTATCTGTTTTCTTTAACCCTCCGTCATGAGCGAAATTCAGTCTTTATTTGTCTGACATTTGttgtgataattatcaatattgacagatttgaaaatgttatcaTGATacttttcaaaacacattttgaaatctgttaatattgttgttgttttttataaaaaagcaaaatctactttcttaaatgtgaatattttccaaagTTTTTGCTcctctgaaacaaaaaaaagtctgttaGGAGGATGTCATCGTTTTGACACCGATCAAccttttttatgacattttataaaacaatgtcTATAAAGTTctaacatttctgtatttacCATCACTTTTGAATATTTTATCTTGTGCAGGAATGTTTAGGCTCGGTAACAGGTTGGTTATAATCTTGGTATTTTGTAATTGgcaataatataatgtaaaattaGAGCCACAGAAAGCTAAAGCCATAGTAGAATATTAAAGTAAAGGTGCAAATGAGAATAGTAATAAAGATTATATCAGCGAGGGTGTTACCTTCTCAGTCCTTAGTGAAACAACTGTGCCTCTGTTGCTTTCAGCTTCAGGCATTTTTCCTTGTGGCAGATGATATCATGGATTCGTCTGTGACTCGGAGAGGACAGCCCTGCTGGTACAGGAAGGTGAGACTGAAATGGATTCTCTGTAGTGTGCTAGTCTACTTTTCACTCTTCACAGTGCTCCCAggtttttatgtaaatgtgtctgtttgtttttaaggaaGCAATAGGTCTGGACGCCATCAATGATTCTTTTCTGTTGGAAGCATCAATCTACAGGCTTCTTCGCAAACATTGCAGGGATCAGCCGCACTACATCCATCTACTGGAGCTGTTTACTgaggtattattattatcattattattattattattagtcctGATTGACCACGCAGGAAGACATACATTAGCTTAGGATTCATAATGCACCTCTGTGTATTTCAGACATCTTTCCAGACAATGCTTGGCCAGGCTCTGGACCTCATGACAGCACCCCCGGGTCAGATTGACCTCAACAGATTCACCATGGAGAGGTAATGAAgggaaatatgtaaaataatttgCAAAGGAGAGTTTTGTTTACCACAGCAAATAACTGtaatgttttttccccccaccttGTCTCTCAGATATAAAGCTATCGTAAAATACAAGACCGCCTACTACTCTTTTTACCTTCCTGTGGCAGCTGCAATGTACATGGTGAGTGTGTTGCCAACACATCACAGAAAGAAATCATAGACATGATGGCGATGACACAAAGAGGTGGCTGTAAAAATAAGTTCACAAACTGGGTTTATGGTAGATTTATGATGCTGATTATCTTTGCCTATTttactatatataataataacaaaatgacacacaaaactAAATTTAACTTAATGCATAACTGTATCTGCAATCTGGATTTTGTGTCTGCATTGCAGTCCactttttgtgactttgcagtatttatatcattttcatcgtcaacaaaaatgtgtgaatcACATAAATTAGTAGTTATTAGCTGATGCCAAATATCAAAAGTAGCTAGTGGATAAGaagaagggaattgggcttgtaaccattGGTTTGCCGATTCAAATCCAGAGACAGGTCAAAGGGCTAGGTACTGAGCCCCCTTTCCTCCCGGAGTGCAGATTTATTATGTGTGCGTGTTCACTAATGGTGTCTAATAAGGATATAAGTAATAAGTTACATTCACTATCACTTATGGGTGTGTGCCAAATATAAAAACTTTGTCAGAATGAGAACATTCAAGGTGCAACTCTATACCTCATAATGattttactgtactttttttaGGCTGGAATCGAAAGTGAAGAGGAGCATAACAATGCCAAACACATCTTACTTGAGATGGGAGAATTCTTCCAAATACAGGTAATTACGTCATACACACCATGTCCAATTCCGTGCTAAATATTGGGCAATAATGTGCTGCAGACTTTATGGtgttaataatcaatgaatgtCACTTGCAGGACGACTATTTGGACTGTTACGGTGACCCTGCTGTTACAGGAAAGATTGGCACAGACATCCAGGATAACAAATGTAGCTGGCTGGTCGTGAAGGCTCTGGAGGTCATGACGCCTGAACAgagagcagagctggaggtgagACTAACAATCCCTTCTACTTAAACACTGTAATATACTTTTATAATGTGGCTGCAACACAGAGTCGTATGCAAAGGTTATTACATTCAAATTTGGCTCAAGAAGAGTGGGTATAGTGTCCAATATACTGtacttacatttttacaattgCACCACTGGTGGAAGTGCAGAATTGTATGAAAACGTGCTGCCCTTTGTCATAATCCTTAGATTTGTTGTCACTACCCTGTAATCTAATCCCACTTTAGGGAAAGAACACTGTCAGGTAGAGTTAAGGGATTTGGGTAAAGtatcttattcttattcttgtGGTAAAACTTTGTTCAGAAAGCTTCAGTCcaatatttattatgttataGAATTTAACACCACATGAGGTACCATCCAAATATCAGTTACTGTACTCAAATGCAAGAATGAAAACGTACAGATAAGAACAGTTTTCAACATTTATGTATTGCACAAAGAACATATAGTGGACTAATGAAAGAACAGAATGAGTAAATTGCTCACTTTTTGATTTGCCAATCGCTCTGTTTCAAAGTGCGAtgatgtgatttgaaaatgaagaaatgttgAGCCCACTCACTGGTATGTCAGCAAATGCTGATTCCGTTTTCATTCCGTCCTCAGGCATGTTACGGACGCCACGATGAAGCAAGTATAGAGGAGGTCAAAACACTGTACAACACCCTGCAAATGTCAACACTGTACCAGAACTATGAGGAGGAGAGCTACCAGCGGCTACAGAAACTCATCGCTTGTCACGCACAAAACCTTCCTCACTCGGTCTTCCTCAACTTCGCCAAGAAAATCTACAAGAGGAACAAGTGAGAGGGGAATGACGATGTGATCTGTGCAGGAATATCAGGTGCATCATCCAGCTCCTCTGGCAGACGCAGAGCTCTCACTCCAGCAGCATGACCCAAAGCAGAGtgtgatgtatttttttaaatcctggcGGCAGTTTCTGAACTTTTCAGTGATTTGTAAATATTTGGATGTGGATGACGATACATTACAAGTCTCTTCAGTTCTATTTATTGAACCCAGCGCAACACTGTACAGTGTAAGCAGTACTCTGTGAAGGATGATCtagctttttcatttttatccgCCGTGAGGCTGAGTGAagattcatctaaaatgatttCAGTTTTGTGAGAATagctttattcatttttaatacattaaaTGGAGATTGTGTAAGATTCCTGAGGATAGATGGTCAAACCGAATTAGTTGTgttaattacaaataaaaattcTTATGATActgtctggtttttttttcctgtgtgtgtgtgtgtgtgtgtgtgtgtgtaaacacatcaccttccccattctgatgcttggtttgaaGTACAGAAGGAATATTCCAATACTAAAAATTTGTATGATTAATGTATGATAATAAAACAGACTTGTAATCTAATTGCTATAATATAACATAGGGGACACAATTCATGCGTACGAGGTTAGTTATTGAACATAATATCCAACAGAAAGCCAATAAAGATCATTAAAATTCAACAAAATATATTATGACTCACCAAGCACAGTAGTCAAGTAGACAAGAGCGCTAGTATTGGATTATTGGTCTGTGAAATTAATTTCATTACACTACAACATGTACAAGAGTCACAAACGGCACGAATGAAGTGcatatattgatattttaattcttaaaattaGGCTTTATGGTGATATGAAGGTTTGTTGaacatatgtttatgtttgaggACTTACAAATAAGTACTTATAGTGTCCATTTGGTGTATTTCCCAAATTAATCGACTAAATCAATTGGTGGTTTCAAAAAAGTAACCAGCAGATTAATCACTGAGGAAAGTTCATGTTCATTTCCCTGAAGGCTGATAAGAGGACATAAATTATGTGAGAGAAATCACAGGAAATCACACTCTCCTTGACacttaaatttttttttgttgaagaaAATGAGGTTAAGCTGATATTGTAGCGTGATGATAAGGGAAGAGAAAAGGGGTGTGGTTTGCTCGGGTTCGTCGGACGCTCGCGAGAGGACGGCGCTGAGGCTGCAAACGTCAGAGAGTCTCTGTGCTTTCACACGGACGGAGgatgtgagagagacagacctgCACGATGGAGACCTTCATCCATCTTTACCTGAACCCGATCGTGAGTCGAGTTGTTATTTCAcaggctgttttattttgtacgtGTTTCAGTTTTGATTGGTGTGAATGGACGTGCTCGGCGAGGTCCAGCAGAAATCTCTGCGTCGACGTCGAGACATATGAAATTCCTCTCCTCACACTGATTATACTTAAACgctgtttgtctttaaatgacatttaatcatacttatcatcattattgtatGGAGATGTGAATATAGGGTTAGTGTAATAGGGGAATCAGGGTGGATGGGCCTGTGTATCAGGGCGATGCGGTTGGAGGTGgtaccccctcctcctctcctcctcctcctcctcctcccatcctCCCCGTCTACATCAGCTCAGTGGATCAATAAATGCAGGGGTAAATAATACTGTACTCAGGACGGGTTAAATTACATGTGATgccattttttgtgtgtgtgttttattccatGGCTTCCTTGTCTTAAATGGTTATTGTGACAAAGGCCTGCTGTAGTCAAGCACTTGATGTGATTTATATTCCTCAGTGATGTGAAGGGCACTGTGGAGGAATatatgagcagcagcagcctttcgGTGGATGggatgtacaaaaaaaaaaagataaagatagaGTTTGTATTGTccagtgctgctgtgtgattATTTCACGCTCCAGTTAAATGTTCAGTCATTTCTCCCTGGAGCTaagatgtttttaatgtcattttagttTCAATCTGGACCTTGCTGCTGCTTATCTggtgggtaaaaaaaataaaaggacttGCACAGATGGAGAGCTCAGTGAAGCTGAACAGATGAATATGATGAGTGACAAGTTAGGCTACAAATTAGCTGACAGTGATTATCATAAAGGACCGTTCGCTGAGATAGGCctatgtgtgtgggtgggtgggtgcttggttattattttaattctgggACAACATTAAAAATTCAAATGGGGAATACACGAGCATTTCAAGCCACTTCTTTGCTCGGGCTGCAAATCAAAAGACACCGCAATGTTTTGGgtaaagataaaaatgtgtgacaaagCAGCTGATGAAATGCTGCAGGGCTGCAGGAATCCACCGATCCTAAATTCCTGCTCTTGAGATTCTAAAATATGTagtcagagaagaagaagatgaccaAAGCACACTAATAAATCTTCAGCCCTTTAAAGTGCAATCTGACTAATGTCTTGACTCTGCTGTGTCTTTATCAGAGTCAGAGCAAACAAAGACTTGAGGCAGGTAATTAAGGCGGAATATTTATCAGTGTGCTCCAGTCCTCTTCCTTTTttgtgaaagtttgttgttttcaagCTGAGAGGCATCTGAATCAGCTGCATTTGGCTGGAAGATTTTTCtagaaaatatgttttgtttgttgacagacTCCCTAAAATGTTAAATCATCATAATGTTCATATTTTCTCCCCCAACAAAAGTGATATTCAAgatgcagaaatgtttttttcgtCTAAGGTTTAGTGCTCGACACAACATTTTTGAGAGCTGCAACTAAATCTTAattt from the Solea senegalensis isolate Sse05_10M linkage group LG9, IFAPA_SoseM_1, whole genome shotgun sequence genome contains:
- the fdps gene encoding farnesyl pyrophosphate synthase, coding for MSNGAFEIHAHARLSQGNLGNLVLLLYNKKHCGANSNYNLHILGLGITDFSFAELNATVCDKNADTMGDSICNGTHGKKALLSDPQLFDVQFEELVAELTERDLTDPALADALRRLKEVLEYNAPGGKKNRGLSVIGSLRELLPPSQLTQDTVQRALIVGWCIELLQAFFLVADDIMDSSVTRRGQPCWYRKEAIGLDAINDSFLLEASIYRLLRKHCRDQPHYIHLLELFTETSFQTMLGQALDLMTAPPGQIDLNRFTMERYKAIVKYKTAYYSFYLPVAAAMYMAGIESEEEHNNAKHILLEMGEFFQIQDDYLDCYGDPAVTGKIGTDIQDNKCSWLVVKALEVMTPEQRAELEACYGRHDEASIEEVKTLYNTLQMSTLYQNYEEESYQRLQKLIACHAQNLPHSVFLNFAKKIYKRNK